Proteins from one Physeter macrocephalus isolate SW-GA chromosome 16, ASM283717v5, whole genome shotgun sequence genomic window:
- the LOC102990051 gene encoding 40S ribosomal protein S3a-like, protein MAVGKKKRLTKGGKKGAKKEVVDPFSKKDWYDVKAPAMFNIRNIGKTLVTRAQGTKIASDGLKGRVFELGLADLQNDEVAFRKFKLITEDVQGKNCLTNFHGMDLTRDKMCSMVQKWQTMIEAHVDVKTTNGYLLRLFCVGFTKKCNNHIWKTSYAQHQQVHQIHKKMMEIMTREVETNDLKEVVNKLIPDSIGKDIEKACQSIYPLHEVFVRKVKMLKKPKFELGKLMELHGEGSSSGKATGDETGAKVERADGYKPPVQESV, encoded by the coding sequence ATGGCGGTCGGAAAGAAGAAGCGCCTTACAAAAGGCGGTAAAAAGGGAGCCAAGAAGGAAGTGGTTGACCCATTTTCTAAGAAAGATTGGTATGATGTGAAAGCACCAGCTATGTTCAATATAAGAAATATTGGGAAAACACTAGTCACGAGAGCTCAAGGAACCAAAATTGCATCTGATGGCCTCAAGGGTCGCGTGTTTGAACTGGGCCTTGCTGATCTGCAGAATGATGAAGTTGCATTTAGAAAATTCAAGCTTATTACTGAGGATGTTCAGGGCAAAAACTGCCTGACTAATTTCCATGGCATGGATCTTACCCGTGACAAAATGTGCTCCATGGTCCAAAAATGGCAGACCATGATTGAAGCTCACGTTGATGTCAAGACTACCAATGGTTATTTGCTTCGTCTCTTCTGTGTGGGTTTTACTAAAAAATGCAACAATCATATTTGGAAGACCTCTTATGCCCAGCACCAGCAGGTCCACCAGATCCACAAGAAGATGATGGAAATCATGACCCGAGAGGTGGAGACAAATGACTTGAAAGAGGTGGTCAATAAATTGATTCCAGACAGCATTGGAAAAGACATAGAAAAGGCCTGCCAATCTATTTATCCACTGCATGAGGTCTttgttagaaaagtaaaaatgctgAAGAAGCCCAAGTTTGAATTGGGAAAACTCATGGAGCTACATGGTGAAGGTAGTAGTTCTGGAAAAGCTACTGGGGATGAGACAGGTGCTAAAGTTGAACGAGCTGATGGATATAAGCCACCAGTCCAAGAATCTGTTTAA